ACGACGAGGCGCGTCGCCATCGTCATGGCTTCGGTTTGGTCATGCGTAACATAGATGGTCGTCGTCTGCAGGCGGCGATGCAGCTTTTGAATCTCGGTGCGCATCTGTACCCGTAGTTTGGCGTCCAAATTGGACAAAGGCTCATCCATCAAGAAAACTTCGGCGTCGCGAACGATGGCACGCCCAAGAGCGACACGCTGGCGCTGTCCGCCTGAGAGCGCTTTCGGTTTGCGATCTAGGTAATCATCGAGCCCTAGAATACTCGACGCATTTGAAACGCGTGTTTTGATTTCGTCTTTTTTCATTTTGCGCAACTTCAAGCTGAACGCCATATTGTCGTAAACGCTCATATGCGGATATAGTGCGTAGTTCTGGAACACCATCGCGATGTCGCGGTCTTTTGGTGACACATCATTGACGCGTTTATCGCCGATGAAAAGGTCGCCATCTGTGATTTCTTCTAAGCCGGCGATCATCCGCAAGGTAGTCGACTTGCCACAGCCTGAAGGGCCTACGAGTACGAGAAACTCTTTATCTCGAATCTCCAAATTGAAATCCTGAACGGAAACGACCCCTTTTTCGTATTCTTTTCGTATATTCGTCAAAGTTAAACCTGCCATCTAAATCCCTCCCAAGTATGTAAGTGCATTGGTTCCATCGTACTTAAACAGTTTTTGCGGGTTGCTCATTAATTGCGTGGATAAATCGTTCGAATGCTTGTTGTTCTTTTAACACACCGGCATCTTCCAAAATTCGGACGAATTTCTTGCCCAATTCTTCCCTCAGGAGCGTCTCGGCTTCCTGGTGATTTGCGAGCGTGCCGTGCTGCGCTTTTAACTGCTCTGCCCAGTCTTGATGGGTAGGTTCTACGCGGCTAGCCTGGCCTAGCAGAAATTCCTGGATTTCTGCCAGTTCCTGCTTCAAGCGCGGTGGCAAGACAGCAAGCCCCATCACTTCGATCAAGCCAATATTCTCTTTTTTGATATGGTGGACATCGGCATGGGGGTGGAAGATCCCGGCAGGATGTTCTTCAGTCGTCCGGTTGTTTCTCAACACGAGATCGATTTCGAATCGCCCGTCGCGTTTTCTGGCAATCGGTGTAATCGTATTATGCGGCGTATTTCCAGTAAAGGCAATCACATTTTTAGATTCATCCGAATACTGTTTCCACGTCTGCAAAATCTCATCGGCGGCATCCACCAGCTCGTCGATGTTTTCACTTTTCAAGCGAATGACCGACATCGGCCAGTCGACGATGGATGCCCCGATGTTCGGGAATGAATTCAAGCGGAACGTGAACGCATCTTGTGCACGGGTCATCGCGAACTCATAACGTCCCGCTTGATAATGGTCATGGCTCAGGATAGAGCCGCCGACAATCGGCAAATCAGCATTCGATCCGATGAAGTAATGAGGGAATAGCACCACAAACTTCAGCAATCGTTCAAAGCCGCCCCGGTCGATTTTCATGTCGCGATGTTCTTCTGAAAGCAGGATGCTGTGCTCATTGTAATAGACGTAAGGCGAGTATTGGAAATACCAATTTTCCTCCGTCAGCGGAATCTTGACGACGCGGTGGTTGGCGCGTGCTGGGTAGCCAATCCGCCCAGCGTAACCTTCGTTTTCCTTGCACAATAAACATTTCGGGTAACTTGCCGCCTGCTTGATTTCCCGCTCACGTTTGATCTGTTCGGGATCTTTTTCTGGTTTCGACAAATTGATCGTAATGTCCATCTCGCCATAAGGACTGTCGTGTTTATAGGAAATGTTTTTTCGAATCCGGTTCATCTGGATGTAATTGCTGTGTTGGCTAAGGCTGTAAAAATAATCGGTCGCAGCTATTGGCGATTCCGCGTATTTTTTGTCGAACGCAGCATTGATCGCAGAGGGCCGGGCGACAAAGCAGTTCATAATGTTCGCCGACAGCATTTCCTTATCGTCAAAAACATCTTCGATGACGCCGCGGTCGATTGCGAAACGGATGAGTTCTTCGACTAAATTCGGAATGGTATCTTTTTTGGCTTCAGTTTGTTCCGGAAATGAATCCATTCCAAGTAAATGCATCACTTGGTTGCGGGCATAATCAATATCGTCCGCTTCGATCAAGCCGGTGGCCAAAGCGTTTTGAACGAGGCCAGCAAGTGTTTGATGGATCATAGCTTAACCTCTTCGCTATAGCCTGCAGGGTGAGTAGAATGCCAATTCCATGCATCTTCAATGATTTTTGTGATGGAAGTATTCACCGGGTTCCAACCCAGAATACGCGTGGCTTTTTCTGTGCTGGCGACAAGAATGCTCGGGTCACCTGAGCGGCGTGGTCCAATTTTTACCGGAATGTCCTTGCCAGTGACAGAACGCGCGGTGGAAATCATTTCATTGACCGAGAAGCCTTGGCTGCTGCCGAGATTGAAGACATCGTTTTCTCCGCCGTTTCGCAAGTAATCGAGTGCCAACAAATGGGCGTTGACGAGGTCTTCGATATGGACATAGTCGCGGATACAGGTGCCGTCCGGCGTATCGTAATCATCGCCAAAGACGGTGATTTCCTCGCGCTGTCCGAGGGCTGCCTGCAGAATGATCGGAACAAGGTGGGATTCTGGGCGGTGGTCTTCTCCGATTTCACCTGTCGCCCTTGCACCCGCAACGTTGAAATAGCGCAAGGAAACAAAGTTCAAATCGTGTGCCAAGGAAGTCCACTTCATCATTTTTTCCATCGTTAGCTTGGTTTCGCCGTAAGTATTGGTTGGATGGGTTGGCATGGTTTCGGTGATCGGAACGGCTTCGGGCTCTCCGTAAGTCGCGGCTGTCGAAGAAAAGACAATGTTCTTAACGCCGTGTTTTGTCATGGCCTTTAGCAGAACTTGTGTGCCGTATACATTGTTGTCGAAATACTTTAAGGGATTTTCCATCGATTCGCCGACCAACGAATTGGCCGCAAAGTGTAGAACTTCGTCGATGGATTCGTTTTCAAATACGCTATCCAGGAAATTCGCGTCCCGAATATCGCCTTCGTAAAATGCAGCGTTTGGGTGGACCGCTTGCCGGTGGCCGTTCTCTAAATTATCGACAACCACGACGTCCATCCCTTGATCGATCAATTGATAAACTGCATGAGAGCCAATATAACCCGCTCCGCCTAATACCAATACGCTCATAATTGCCACTCCTTTACTAACTCTTTTGCCCCGTCAGAAATTTTTGTTTCGTAAAATGAAGGGGGATAGCCAAATTCTTCGCTATAGGCTGATGACAGTGTGTGTTTGAAACTGTCAATTTGCTCCTGCTGGACAATGGCAATTGCACATCCGCCAAATCCGGCCCCAGTCATTCGTGCACCAATAACACCAGGGTGATTCCAGGCTGTTTCTGCGATTTTATCGAGTTCTGGACCCGTCACTTCGTAATCGTCACGAAGAGAGACGTGGGAAGCATTCATCAACTTTCCGAATGCTTCGATATGGCCTTGCTCCAGTTCACTGAGTGCACGCACGGTCCGTTCATTTTCATAGACGGCGTGCTTGGCGCGTTTCCGGCTGATGTCGTTTGCAATCAATTGCTTATGCTGCTCGAATTGTTCACCCGTCAACTCGCCCAGGCTATCAATTGGCAATTCGGTTCGCAAATCCATCAACGCCTGTTCGCATTCGGCGCGGCGTTCGTTGTATTTGGAACCGGCGAGCGTCCGTTGTTTATTAGAGTTGATGATGACGATCTCATAGCCGTTCAATTCGACCGGTGCGTAACTAAACTCCAGTGTCTGGCAATCCAGCAGCATGGCATGGTCTTGTTTTCCTTTGCCGATAGCGAATTGGTCCATGATGCCGCTGTTGACGCCAATGTAATCGTTTTCAACTTTCTGCCCTAAAAGGATCATCTGCAAACGGTCAATAGTCAAATTGAATAGTTCTTCCAGCACAACGCCTGTTGCCATTTCAATGGAGGCGGAAGAAGACAGGCCAGCGCCATTCGGAATGTTGCCATAAAATAAGACGTCCATCCCAGCATCAATTGTAAAACCATTTGCGATGAACAACTGGATCATGCCTTTCGGGAAGTTCGCCCAGTCGTGATCGGCATGGTAGGACAAATCGCTGAGTGTGCATTCGATGATTCCGGCATCGGGAAAATTCATCGAATAAAAACGCAATGTATGATCTGTGCGTTTGCTGGCGATTGCGTAAGTGCCGAGTGAGATGGCTGCCGGAAACACATGACCGCCGTTGTAGTCGGTATGTTCACCGATCAGGTTAATGCGGCCGGGTGCGAAAAAAGACCGTGGTGTGTCAGCTGTTTGAAAGATGTCCTGATAAGCTTGCAACAAATCTGGCTGTGTCATCATGTTCCTCCAATTCTTTGTAAATTAATTTAATTAACATAAGTATATGGTATTTTGTTAAACTATTCAATAAAGAAACTGAAAACTTTAAAAATGGGGGAATCAGCATGCGCCAAGGCAGCTTTCAATGGATGAAATCGATGAACAAATCGCTCATTCTCAATAAAATCAGAACGCAAGGGCCAATCTCCAGAGCACAAATTGCGCGCGAGACCAATCTGACTCGTCCGACCGTAAGCAGCAATGTAAAAGAATTGATCGACCAGAACATCGTCGAAGAAAGTGATATTGGCCAGTCGCAAGGTGGGCGCAAGCCGACGATGCTCATCATCAATGACGGCGCCTTTTGCATTCTCGGGGTGGACGCCGGGCCGGATTCCGTAAAGTGTGTTGTAACGGATCTCTCCGGAAAAGTGTCCGACAGATCGGAAGCTCGATTGCCTTTGCCAGTCGATAATGAAAAATTCCTGGATGCCTTGAAAAGCTGTATTCAAGAATGCCTGGTAAAAACTGCAGGCAAAGACGTCATCGGGATCGGTGTTGCCATGCACGGCGTAGTGGATATTGAGACGGGCGTATTATTGTTCGCGCCAAATTTAGGGCTGACGGACATCCCTGTTAAAGAAGTGCTCGAGAACACGTTTGGGCTGGAAGTCAAAGTGGAAAACGATGCACGTGCTATGGCACTTGGGGAATTTTGGTTTGGCGAGCATGGAGAGTTGGAGAGTATGCTGGCGGTCAACATCGGTCGAGGTGTAGGTGCAGGACTGATCATTGGCGGAAAGCTGTATCATGGCTCCTCTGATATCGCAGGGGAAATCGGCCATATGACAATCGATTTGCATGGGCAAGTATGCGAATGCGGCAACCGTGGCTGCTTGCAGACTTTTACTGCCGGCCCGGCTATTTCACGGAAAATCTTTGAAAAAACAGCCGAATCGTTAACTGCTGAACAAGTCTTCGAACGGGCGTTGGACGGAGATCCATCATGTCACGAGGTTCTTACCGAAGCCGGAAGGGCCATGGGCGTCGGGCTGACCAATTTGATCCATATCGTCAATCCGGAAAAAATCATTCTCGGAGGCGGTGTTTCGAAAGCGCATCAATTTCTCCTGCCGGCCATCCGTGAAACGATTGCAACGGCGTCGCTGACACGCTCAGCAAGCCAGACGAAAGTGGAAACGACCAAGCTTGGCGACGATGCGACGCTCATTGGTGCGGTGACACTGTTGCTAGTGGACGTTTTTGAACTAACCTAAAGCAAAAGGGTTGTGCGAGGCGATTTGAAAATTGAAAGGGTGACGAACAACATGGCAATTACTGAAAAAGCATTTGGCCAGATCAATGGCCAAGATATCACGCGCTATACATTGATGAACGACAAGGGCTTTCAAGTTTCGTGTCTCGACTACGGCTGTATCATCACGGAAATCCTGGCGCCAGACCGAGACGGTTTGCTGGAGAATGTTGTACTCGGTTTCGACACATGGGAGGAGTACGGAAGCAATCCGCATTATTTCGGTGCCGTCGTCGGGCGTTTTGCCGGTCGTATCCAAGAAGGCGCTTTTACAATAGAAGGAACGGATTATCAGCTTGCCCGAAATTCCAATGGCCAGCATTTACACGGGGGTCCTGGTGGTTTTCACTCAGTCGTTTGGAAAGCGGAAGCAATCGAAACTGAAAACGAATCGATCATAGAGTTTACCCATTTCAGCCCGGACGGGGAAGAAGGGTTTCCGGGGAATTTAACCATGACGGTCCGCTACATAGTGAAGCACGATGAAAATCAATTGGCGATTTCCTATTTTGCCGAATCCGACAAAACGACTTTGCTGAATGTCACCAATCATTCCTATTTCAATTTGAGCGGCGATTTCAAGCGGACGATTGTGGATCATCAACTGACTATTCCAAGCAATCATTACGCGGAGCTAAATGAAGACATGCTGCCAACCGGTAAGCTTGTGCCAGCAGACGAAGATTCA
This is a stretch of genomic DNA from Planococcus maritimus. It encodes these proteins:
- a CDS encoding ABC transporter ATP-binding protein, with the protein product MAGLTLTNIRKEYEKGVVSVQDFNLEIRDKEFLVLVGPSGCGKSTTLRMIAGLEEITDGDLFIGDKRVNDVSPKDRDIAMVFQNYALYPHMSVYDNMAFSLKLRKMKKDEIKTRVSNASSILGLDDYLDRKPKALSGGQRQRVALGRAIVRDAEVFLMDEPLSNLDAKLRVQMRTEIQKLHRRLQTTTIYVTHDQTEAMTMATRLVVMKDGFIQQVGSPKEVYDKPDNMFVGGFIGSPSMNFLRGKIVDDSFVMGDVKVLVPEGKLATLREQGYKDKEIVLGIRPEDIHDEPLFLDHSPHTKVKAYVEVAELMGSEIILYSNVNEQDFVARVDARFNVESGQTIDMAFDMNKAHFFDSESELRIK
- a CDS encoding aldose epimerase family protein — protein: MAITEKAFGQINGQDITRYTLMNDKGFQVSCLDYGCIITEILAPDRDGLLENVVLGFDTWEEYGSNPHYFGAVVGRFAGRIQEGAFTIEGTDYQLARNSNGQHLHGGPGGFHSVVWKAEAIETENESIIEFTHFSPDGEEGFPGNLTMTVRYIVKHDENQLAISYFAESDKTTLLNVTNHSYFNLSGDFKRTIVDHQLTIPSNHYAELNEDMLPTGKLVPADEDSLFDFRKGRVMREGLVSEHPQIELVGGGYDHPFRLDIEVQPVIELKDVESGRSLQVETTEPAVVLYTANHIGGPYSLKGVNAENHLGLCLETQGMPDSVHHPHFPSAILKAQETFESRTVYRFT
- the galE gene encoding UDP-glucose 4-epimerase GalE produces the protein MSVLVLGGAGYIGSHAVYQLIDQGMDVVVVDNLENGHRQAVHPNAAFYEGDIRDANFLDSVFENESIDEVLHFAANSLVGESMENPLKYFDNNVYGTQVLLKAMTKHGVKNIVFSSTAATYGEPEAVPITETMPTHPTNTYGETKLTMEKMMKWTSLAHDLNFVSLRYFNVAGARATGEIGEDHRPESHLVPIILQAALGQREEITVFGDDYDTPDGTCIRDYVHIEDLVNAHLLALDYLRNGGENDVFNLGSSQGFSVNEMISTARSVTGKDIPVKIGPRRSGDPSILVASTEKATRILGWNPVNTSITKIIEDAWNWHSTHPAGYSEEVKL
- a CDS encoding ROK family transcriptional regulator — protein: MRQGSFQWMKSMNKSLILNKIRTQGPISRAQIARETNLTRPTVSSNVKELIDQNIVEESDIGQSQGGRKPTMLIINDGAFCILGVDAGPDSVKCVVTDLSGKVSDRSEARLPLPVDNEKFLDALKSCIQECLVKTAGKDVIGIGVAMHGVVDIETGVLLFAPNLGLTDIPVKEVLENTFGLEVKVENDARAMALGEFWFGEHGELESMLAVNIGRGVGAGLIIGGKLYHGSSDIAGEIGHMTIDLHGQVCECGNRGCLQTFTAGPAISRKIFEKTAESLTAEQVFERALDGDPSCHEVLTEAGRAMGVGLTNLIHIVNPEKIILGGGVSKAHQFLLPAIRETIATASLTRSASQTKVETTKLGDDATLIGAVTLLLVDVFELT
- the galT gene encoding UDP-glucose--hexose-1-phosphate uridylyltransferase translates to MIHQTLAGLVQNALATGLIEADDIDYARNQVMHLLGMDSFPEQTEAKKDTIPNLVEELIRFAIDRGVIEDVFDDKEMLSANIMNCFVARPSAINAAFDKKYAESPIAATDYFYSLSQHSNYIQMNRIRKNISYKHDSPYGEMDITINLSKPEKDPEQIKREREIKQAASYPKCLLCKENEGYAGRIGYPARANHRVVKIPLTEENWYFQYSPYVYYNEHSILLSEEHRDMKIDRGGFERLLKFVVLFPHYFIGSNADLPIVGGSILSHDHYQAGRYEFAMTRAQDAFTFRLNSFPNIGASIVDWPMSVIRLKSENIDELVDAADEILQTWKQYSDESKNVIAFTGNTPHNTITPIARKRDGRFEIDLVLRNNRTTEEHPAGIFHPHADVHHIKKENIGLIEVMGLAVLPPRLKQELAEIQEFLLGQASRVEPTHQDWAEQLKAQHGTLANHQEAETLLREELGKKFVRILEDAGVLKEQQAFERFIHAINEQPAKTV
- a CDS encoding galactokinase produces the protein MMTQPDLLQAYQDIFQTADTPRSFFAPGRINLIGEHTDYNGGHVFPAAISLGTYAIASKRTDHTLRFYSMNFPDAGIIECTLSDLSYHADHDWANFPKGMIQLFIANGFTIDAGMDVLFYGNIPNGAGLSSSASIEMATGVVLEELFNLTIDRLQMILLGQKVENDYIGVNSGIMDQFAIGKGKQDHAMLLDCQTLEFSYAPVELNGYEIVIINSNKQRTLAGSKYNERRAECEQALMDLRTELPIDSLGELTGEQFEQHKQLIANDISRKRAKHAVYENERTVRALSELEQGHIEAFGKLMNASHVSLRDDYEVTGPELDKIAETAWNHPGVIGARMTGAGFGGCAIAIVQQEQIDSFKHTLSSAYSEEFGYPPSFYETKISDGAKELVKEWQL